One Bacteroidota bacterium genomic window carries:
- a CDS encoding N-6 DNA methylase translates to MSLFQNSVEVKYLNQIDSKLLDSKFDEFKAYFGNPAIQENIRNSKEEQFQEGFLRELFVKILGYTLNPSPNYNLTTEYKNIKDSKKADGAIISTRGHVPLVKAVIELKGTDTIDLGKIETQAFGYKNNQPDCVYVITSNFEKLRFYIDNAIEHIEFNLFTLTKQEFQLLYLCLSFASIEKNIPKKIKDESVSKEDDVTKKLYQDYSLFKRELHQNLVALNPQFDPLTLFKKSQKLLDRFLFLFFAEDRQLLPPNSVRLVLNDWKELQERDEIVPLYDRFKKYFGYLNTGFKGKRYDVFAYNGGLFLPDEVLDNVKINDDLLFKHTWKLSEYNFVSEVDVNILGHIFENSLNELEEINAQLEGKEVDKTKTKRKKDGVFYTPKYITKYIVENTVGRLCAEKKTELQINDEDYTTDKKRQLKTKQALLDKLNTYSNWLLQLTICDPACGSGAFLNQALDFLISEHRYIDELKAKLYGVPMVLSDIRKSILENNIFGVDINEESVEIAKLALWLRTAEPNRKLNDLNNNIKCGNSLIDDPAVAGDKAFNWQKEFPKVFVEKEKKAWHITTATHNSRYSQRMFDNHVKLGEPVWLSEKEEIIVSQTLADIVKKDKLNVLAYNICGDHMHILLVCEEKEVPKIVGKIKAMSARACNIEMGRTIPIEETTREHAPLSRTGTDTFPLSDISAISPSITSSTFSPDKASTREHTPLSKTGTYTVSSSETDRDRDRDRETRGHVPLSYSDSDTDSETETDSSSKKNSNYTEKGITQAHLWTQKFGCKEITSDEQLNNTLAYIQNNRNKHELPFNKGLQPLIDEICCTTEHAFRTEYGGGFDVIIGNPPYGATFNDEEKKYISNFKTYKYRFESYVYFYEIALRISKNSGFIGYITPELWLSLENCEPLRSFIFSNSDLLELSIIGENVFNDAVVNTVIAIIYNGKKHNEFTIIKNGIKSIYLYDDWKQARLLAIDYRITKIEQKIIEKIERNSINLKEFGEVIQGITPYDKYRGQDSELIKSRGYHFNFKKDDTCGKWLKGEDLNRYSLSWSGEWLSYGEWLAAPREKKYFEGYRILFREIPGKNRRIQAVITNETSYYGHSITPFILNDRDNIDILKKILCIVNSKTLSWYGGLKLSNFGKEIFPKLNPQDIKLLPICIDIKSTMEPMSEKADLTLTLINELQELSQKFQRTIQRKFNLEELPAKLQDWYLLSYSGFIKELAKKKIKLSLSEEAEWETYFQEESKKALEIKTKIEITDKEIDQMVYKLYDLTPEEIEIIENSIK, encoded by the coding sequence ATGAGCCTTTTTCAGAATTCCGTTGAAGTCAAATATTTAAATCAAATTGATTCGAAGCTACTCGATTCGAAGTTTGATGAATTTAAAGCATACTTTGGCAATCCTGCAATACAGGAAAACATTCGGAATAGCAAGGAAGAACAGTTTCAGGAAGGTTTTTTGAGGGAACTATTCGTTAAGATATTAGGTTACACACTCAACCCAAGTCCCAATTACAATTTAACAACAGAATACAAAAATATAAAGGATAGCAAAAAAGCCGACGGTGCAATAATTTCCACAAGAGGACATGTCCCCTTGGTTAAAGCCGTTATCGAACTAAAAGGCACCGATACTATTGATTTAGGTAAAATCGAAACTCAGGCATTCGGATATAAAAACAACCAGCCCGATTGTGTTTATGTTATCACTTCAAACTTCGAAAAGCTCCGGTTTTATATCGACAATGCCATTGAGCATATCGAATTTAATTTGTTTACCCTCACAAAGCAGGAGTTTCAATTGCTGTATTTGTGTTTGAGTTTTGCGAGCATTGAAAAAAACATACCTAAAAAGATAAAAGACGAATCGGTTAGTAAGGAAGACGATGTTACAAAGAAGCTGTATCAGGATTATTCATTATTCAAACGGGAATTGCACCAAAATTTAGTTGCACTAAATCCGCAATTCGACCCGCTTACACTTTTCAAAAAATCGCAGAAACTGTTAGACCGATTTTTATTCTTATTCTTTGCAGAAGACCGGCAGTTGCTGCCACCTAATTCTGTTCGTTTGGTGCTAAACGATTGGAAAGAATTGCAGGAGCGCGACGAGATTGTTCCGTTGTACGACCGGTTTAAAAAATACTTCGGATATCTCAATACAGGTTTCAAAGGAAAACGTTATGATGTTTTTGCATACAACGGCGGATTATTCCTGCCCGATGAAGTATTGGATAATGTAAAAATCAATGATGATTTATTGTTTAAGCATACCTGGAAACTCTCGGAATATAATTTTGTAAGTGAGGTTGATGTAAATATTCTCGGCCATATTTTCGAAAACTCACTGAATGAGTTAGAAGAGATAAACGCACAACTCGAAGGGAAGGAAGTCGATAAAACAAAAACCAAGCGTAAAAAGGATGGCGTTTTCTACACCCCAAAATACATAACAAAATACATTGTCGAAAATACGGTTGGTCGTTTGTGTGCAGAGAAAAAAACAGAACTTCAGATAAACGACGAAGACTATACAACCGATAAAAAACGACAACTTAAAACCAAGCAAGCTTTATTAGATAAACTTAATACCTATAGCAATTGGCTTTTGCAATTAACAATATGCGACCCTGCTTGTGGTTCCGGAGCTTTCTTAAACCAGGCATTAGACTTTTTAATTTCTGAACATCGGTATATCGATGAACTAAAAGCCAAATTATATGGAGTGCCAATGGTTTTGAGCGATATCCGTAAAAGCATTCTCGAAAACAATATTTTCGGTGTTGATATTAACGAAGAGAGCGTTGAAATTGCAAAACTCGCATTATGGTTACGCACTGCCGAACCAAATCGCAAACTCAACGATTTAAACAACAACATTAAATGCGGTAACTCCTTAATCGACGACCCTGCTGTTGCTGGCGATAAAGCCTTTAACTGGCAAAAGGAGTTTCCAAAGGTTTTTGTTGAAAAGGAAAAAAAGGCGTGGCACATAACAACTGCAACACATAATTCGCGCTATTCTCAACGAATGTTCGACAACCATGTTAAACTTGGAGAACCAGTTTGGCTGAGCGAAAAGGAAGAAATAATTGTTTCACAAACTCTTGCCGATATAGTAAAAAAAGACAAGCTAAATGTGCTGGCCTATAACATATGCGGCGACCACATGCACATCCTGCTCGTATGTGAAGAAAAAGAAGTGCCGAAAATAGTAGGTAAGATAAAAGCTATGTCTGCCCGGGCATGTAATATAGAAATGGGACGCACTATACCTATCGAGGAAACAACAAGGGAGCATGCTCCCTTGTCGAGAACCGGAACCGATACTTTCCCCTTGTCGGATATATCTGCTATATCTCCGTCGATAACTTCCTCGACCTTCTCGCCGGATAAGGCTTCGACAAGGGAGCATACTCCCTTGTCGAAAACCGGAACCTATACTGTCTCCTCGTCGGAAACCGATAGGGATAGGGATAGGGATAGGGAAACAAGGGGACATGTCCCCTTGTCCTATTCCGATTCCGATACCGATTCGGAAACCGAAACCGACTCCTCGTCGAAAAAAAATTCGAACTATACCGAAAAAGGCATAACACAGGCGCACCTGTGGACACAGAAATTCGGGTGCAAGGAAATAACTTCCGATGAACAACTGAACAATACCCTAGCCTATATACAAAACAACCGTAACAAGCACGAGTTGCCTTTCAACAAGGGGCTGCAACCCCTTATCGATGAAATTTGCTGTACGACCGAACACGCTTTCCGCACCGAATATGGCGGCGGCTTTGATGTAATAATTGGTAATCCGCCTTATGGAGCAACTTTTAATGACGAGGAAAAGAAATATATTTCGAATTTTAAAACATATAAGTATAGGTTTGAGAGTTATGTTTATTTTTATGAAATAGCACTTAGAATTTCTAAAAACTCAGGTTTTATTGGATATATTACACCTGAACTTTGGTTAAGTTTAGAAAATTGTGAGCCGTTAAGAAGTTTTATCTTTTCAAATTCTGATTTATTAGAGCTTTCTATCATTGGTGAAAATGTTTTCAATGATGCTGTTGTAAATACTGTTATTGCAATAATTTATAATGGGAAAAAGCATAATGAATTTACTATTATAAAAAATGGCATTAAGTCGATTTATTTATATGATGATTGGAAGCAAGCTAGGTTGCTAGCAATTGACTATAGGATAACAAAGATTGAACAAAAAATAATTGAAAAGATAGAAAGGAATTCGATTAATCTTAAAGAATTCGGTGAGGTTATACAAGGTATAACGCCTTATGATAAATATCGGGGACAAGATAGTGAATTAATAAAAAGCAGAGGTTACCATTTTAACTTTAAAAAAGATGATACTTGTGGAAAATGGTTAAAAGGTGAAGATTTAAATAGATATTCATTATCATGGAGTGGAGAATGGTTGAGTTATGGAGAATGGCTAGCTGCGCCAAGAGAAAAAAAATACTTTGAAGGCTATAGAATACTTTTTAGAGAGATACCCGGAAAAAATAGAAGAATTCAAGCTGTTATAACTAATGAAACAAGCTATTATGGGCATAGTATTACACCGTTTATATTAAACGATAGAGATAATATAGATATACTAAAAAAAATCCTATGTATAGTTAATTCTAAAACTTTAAGTTGGTACGGAGGTTTAAAACTTTCAAATTTTGGAAAAGAAATTTTCCCAAAATTAAATCCTCAAGACATCAAATTGTTACCAATCTGTATTGATATTAAGTCTACTATGGAACCCATGAGTGAAAAAGCAGACTTAACATTAACTTTAATTAATGAATTGCAAGAATTATCACAAAAATTCCAACGCACCATCCAGCGCAAGTTCAATTTAGAAGAATTACCTGCAAAACTTCAGGATTGGTATTTATTATCCTATTCAGGTTTTATAAAAGAACTAGCGAAAAAGAAAATAAAACTCTCGCTTTCCGAAGAGGCAGAATGGGAAACTTACTTTCAGGAAGAATCGAAAAAAGCATTGGAAATTAAAACCAAAATCGAAATCACCGACAAAGAAATCGACCAAATGGTTTATAAGCTTTATGATTTAACTCCAGAAGAAATAGAAATAATTGAAAACAGCATAAAATAG
- a CDS encoding DUF4935 domain-containing protein — MKKIEQLDALIFIDTNILLDFYRIRTSDVSLKYLEKIEENMNRLITGDQVAMEYKKNRQKVILESLSKFKNPDWNSLTPPAILSSAQPVKIINDKKKEIISQQNKLKTRIEGILARPQYNDDVYKVLQRIFKNNSEYNLDREKKDRFKIRNLAKKRFLLGYPPRKKDDNSIGDAINWEWIIECAIRSGKDIVLVSRDTDFGASFNNESYLNDWLKQEFSERVGKKRKIILTDKLAYAFKLVDIVVTKAMEEEEDQIIKSEKGKLIMPKNTETDFFERMKKYFDKDE; from the coding sequence ATGAAAAAAATAGAACAACTGGATGCCTTAATATTCATAGATACTAATATACTTCTTGATTTTTATCGAATACGAACAAGCGATGTTAGTTTAAAGTATTTAGAAAAGATTGAAGAAAATATGAATAGGTTAATTACAGGTGATCAAGTGGCAATGGAATACAAAAAAAATAGACAAAAAGTTATTCTTGAGTCACTTAGTAAATTTAAAAATCCAGATTGGAATTCCTTGACTCCTCCTGCTATTTTAAGTTCAGCACAACCTGTAAAAATAATAAATGATAAAAAGAAAGAAATTATTTCTCAGCAAAATAAACTAAAAACTCGTATTGAAGGTATACTAGCTAGACCTCAGTATAATGATGATGTTTACAAAGTTCTACAGCGCATATTTAAAAATAATTCAGAATATAATTTAGACAGAGAAAAAAAAGATCGTTTCAAAATTAGAAACCTTGCAAAAAAAAGATTTTTATTAGGTTATCCTCCTAGAAAAAAAGACGATAATTCAATAGGAGATGCAATAAATTGGGAATGGATAATAGAATGTGCCATTAGAAGTGGCAAAGACATTGTTTTGGTGTCCAGAGATACGGATTTTGGAGCATCATTTAATAATGAGTCATATTTGAATGATTGGCTTAAGCAAGAATTTTCGGAACGTGTAGGAAAGAAACGTAAAATCATATTGACTGATAAATTAGCATATGCATTTAAGCTTGTTGATATTGTTGTAACAAAAGCGATGGAAGAAGAGGAGGATCAAATAATTAAAAGTGAAAAAGGCAAATTGATTATGCCGAAAAACACAGAAACTGACTTTTTTGAGAGAATGAAAAAATACTTTGATAAAGATGAATAA
- a CDS encoding ATP-dependent helicase, with protein sequence MIFSNGKQELGVRTQQILEENNLYIKPIIKKLTTTIRTNLGALNDKQREAVVSEDKRLLVLAGAGSGKTKTLLQKLIYLIEEKGVSPSSILAITFTKNATNEMIDRLIISTDESGVYEKQLFDKRKSIADKDKERFLQQKKYTWIDGLTIKTFHSFCYSVLRNYGVNEFDNKFKIIGDEKRDEEDELSKHVAPVTAFEVMHKLLIDDCENTEYLLKLKRYILDYIIDKIHLKQADPKYIPKDGKYFSTLNGTKVRSKSEQFIADWFYRHSIKYEYEPLLNVKDFSFHPDFYIPDANLYIEHISDKSFSTKDKEEQFQKGNLLLVKTFESMTKDSALFNHTLDKIVKNRLPADYHKTISINFKEEFHGYHEDIKDFVQQIMRITDMIKVENINIDTVLENARKDQHERVRNFYELAIPIVKKYIHYCTDKSYLDFNDLISRTTSLFQNHSDIANKYKSKFQYILVDEFQDVNNLQVELIKLLLTDNTQLFCVGDDWQSIYGFRGSNVSYIVEFEKHFSNARTIKLNLNYRSTQNIVGASNEVIKHNKFKVEKDVQASKKSEHKIVVFAGNTEEENMQFCYDKVKELLDEGINNDEILFLYRRSKMYSPYFFRFKNEDIRVQSKTIHASKGLEAKVVFIIGLTEGNGGFPDIWLEDRIFQVIKKANHDLLMEEERRLFYVAITRAKDKLFLITQKGNESSFLKEIPSAYTVRSTNAIKQVVDKVILCNNCFSQLEKLHKFCPYCGQKVVEENEDKEKSYTVDEIRKTYAQAYQPWTKEDDDKLELYFCEGKKVKELAQIFRRNEGAINSRIKKLDLKEKYEK encoded by the coding sequence ATGATATTCTCAAATGGGAAACAAGAGCTTGGGGTGAGAACCCAGCAGATTTTGGAAGAAAATAACTTATATATTAAACCAATAATAAAAAAATTGACGACAACTATAAGAACCAATTTAGGCGCTTTAAATGATAAACAACGAGAAGCTGTTGTAAGCGAGGATAAGCGTTTACTGGTACTAGCTGGTGCAGGCTCAGGAAAGACTAAAACTCTTTTGCAAAAGCTCATTTACTTAATCGAAGAAAAAGGAGTAAGCCCTTCAAGTATACTGGCTATTACTTTCACCAAAAACGCGACCAACGAAATGATTGACCGACTTATCATCTCGACAGACGAAAGTGGTGTATATGAAAAGCAACTTTTTGACAAACGAAAAAGTATTGCAGACAAAGACAAAGAGCGATTTTTACAGCAGAAAAAATATACTTGGATTGACGGACTTACAATAAAAACTTTTCATAGTTTTTGTTATAGCGTTTTACGCAACTATGGTGTAAATGAATTTGATAACAAGTTCAAAATTATTGGTGATGAAAAACGTGATGAAGAAGATGAACTTTCAAAACACGTTGCACCCGTAACTGCTTTTGAAGTAATGCACAAACTTTTAATTGACGATTGTGAAAACACTGAATATCTATTAAAACTCAAACGCTACATACTTGATTATATCATTGACAAAATCCATTTAAAACAAGCAGACCCAAAATATATTCCGAAAGACGGAAAATATTTTTCGACACTCAATGGAACAAAAGTTCGTTCCAAATCAGAGCAGTTTATAGCAGACTGGTTTTATAGACATAGCATTAAGTATGAATATGAGCCACTTCTAAACGTAAAAGATTTTTCATTCCATCCAGACTTTTACATTCCTGACGCAAATCTTTACATTGAACATATCAGTGATAAAAGTTTTTCAACCAAAGACAAAGAAGAACAATTTCAAAAAGGAAATCTGTTGTTGGTGAAAACTTTTGAAAGCATGACAAAAGATTCTGCATTATTCAATCACACACTTGACAAAATTGTAAAAAATCGATTACCAGCCGACTATCACAAAACAATTTCTATAAACTTTAAAGAAGAATTTCACGGCTACCACGAAGATATAAAAGATTTTGTGCAACAGATTATGCGTATCACGGATATGATAAAAGTTGAAAATATCAATATTGACACCGTTTTAGAAAACGCAAGAAAAGACCAACACGAACGAGTTCGCAATTTTTATGAATTGGCAATTCCAATTGTTAAAAAATACATTCATTACTGTACAGATAAATCTTACCTTGATTTTAACGACTTAATTTCGCGCACCACTTCGTTATTTCAAAATCATAGCGATATTGCAAATAAATACAAAAGTAAATTCCAATACATTTTAGTTGACGAATTTCAAGATGTAAACAACTTGCAAGTTGAACTCATCAAATTGTTGCTTACTGACAATACACAGCTTTTTTGCGTAGGCGATGATTGGCAAAGTATTTACGGCTTCAGGGGTTCAAACGTTAGCTACATTGTAGAATTTGAAAAACATTTTTCAAACGCAAGGACAATTAAACTCAACTTAAATTATCGTAGCACACAAAACATTGTTGGTGCAAGTAATGAAGTTATCAAACACAACAAATTTAAAGTTGAGAAAGACGTTCAAGCATCAAAAAAATCCGAACATAAAATTGTTGTTTTTGCAGGTAACACAGAAGAAGAAAATATGCAATTTTGTTATGACAAAGTAAAAGAGTTATTAGATGAAGGGATAAACAATGACGAAATTTTATTTTTGTATAGACGAAGCAAAATGTATTCGCCATATTTTTTCAGATTTAAAAATGAAGACATTCGTGTTCAAAGCAAGACAATTCATGCTTCAAAAGGACTCGAAGCAAAAGTTGTTTTCATTATCGGCTTGACAGAGGGTAATGGTGGTTTCCCTGATATTTGGCTTGAAGACAGAATTTTTCAAGTGATTAAAAAAGCAAATCATGATTTGCTGATGGAGGAAGAAAGACGTTTGTTTTATGTTGCTATTACAAGAGCAAAAGACAAATTATTTTTAATCACACAAAAAGGCAACGAATCAAGTTTCTTGAAAGAAATCCCATCAGCCTATACAGTAAGGTCAACAAACGCAATTAAACAAGTAGTTGACAAAGTAATTCTATGCAACAATTGTTTTAGTCAATTGGAAAAACTTCATAAGTTTTGCCCATACTGCGGACAAAAAGTAGTCGAAGAAAATGAGGATAAGGAAAAATCATACACAGTTGATGAAATAAGAAAGACCTATGCTCAAGCTTATCAGCCATGGACAAAGGAAGATGACGATAAACTGGAACTATACTTTTGTGAAGGTAAAAAAGTGAAAGAACTAGCGCAAATATTTAGACGTAACGAGGGAGCAATAAATTCTCGCATAAAGAAACTTGACCTTAAAGAAAAGTACGAAAAATGA
- a CDS encoding ribonuclease H family protein has protein sequence MANKKYYVVWVGRQTGIFDTWDDCNAQIFGFPKAIYKSFKTRELAELAFQSSSKEFIGKEIFETELTPEQLSLIGEPIKDSISVDGAWNTANGLVEYQGVHTETKKLLFKIGPLEDGTNNIVEFLAIVHALAYCKLHKLNLPIYSDSRNAISWVRDKEVRTYHEKSDKNKKLFELIDRAIKWLNENKYENDILKWETRAWGENPADFGRK, from the coding sequence ATGGCGAATAAAAAGTATTATGTTGTTTGGGTAGGAAGGCAAACAGGTATTTTTGATACTTGGGATGATTGCAATGCTCAAATATTTGGTTTTCCTAAAGCTATCTACAAATCTTTCAAAACAAGAGAATTAGCAGAGCTGGCTTTCCAGAGTTCAAGCAAAGAATTTATAGGTAAAGAAATATTTGAAACAGAGTTGACACCTGAACAACTATCTTTAATCGGAGAGCCCATTAAAGATAGTATTTCTGTTGATGGTGCGTGGAATACTGCAAATGGATTAGTTGAATATCAGGGAGTTCATACTGAAACGAAAAAGTTATTATTCAAAATTGGGCCATTAGAAGATGGAACAAATAATATTGTTGAGTTTTTAGCTATTGTTCATGCTTTGGCATATTGTAAACTACATAAATTAAACCTTCCAATTTATTCAGACAGTAGAAATGCAATTAGTTGGGTTAGAGATAAAGAAGTCAGAACCTATCATGAAAAGAGTGATAAGAATAAAAAATTATTTGAGCTCATTGATAGAGCCATCAAATGGTTAAATGAGAATAAATATGAGAATGATATTCTCAAATGGGAAACAAGAGCTTGGGGTGAGAACCCAGCAGATTTTGGAAGAAAATAA
- a CDS encoding Bro-N domain-containing protein, protein MTQETAIKLFEQKQIRSVWKDEDEKWYFSIIDVIEVLTGTDRPRKYWSDLKVKLKKEGSELSEKIGQLKLESSDGKFYNTDVADTEQLFRLIQSIPSPKAEPFKMWLAQVGRERIDEIEDPELGIDRLMETYLRKGYSKEWINQRLKSIEVRKELTDEWDNRGVQKGQEYAILTDEITKAWSGYTTKQYKSLKALKKENLRDHMTNLELVLNMLAEATTTEISKEKKPKTFKDNTRIARQGGTIAGNTRREIEEKTGKRVVTPQNAKQLDKKKNKEIDD, encoded by the coding sequence ATGACCCAAGAAACCGCCATAAAATTATTCGAGCAAAAGCAAATCCGCTCAGTTTGGAAGGATGAGGATGAAAAATGGTATTTTTCAATAATAGATGTTATTGAAGTTTTAACTGGTACTGACCGCCCACGCAAATATTGGAGCGACCTAAAAGTCAAGTTGAAGAAGGAAGGTAGTGAGTTGTCCGAAAAAATCGGACAACTGAAATTAGAATCCTCAGATGGTAAATTTTACAACACCGATGTTGCCGATACCGAACAACTTTTCCGGTTAATACAAAGCATTCCTTCGCCCAAAGCTGAGCCCTTTAAAATGTGGCTGGCACAGGTTGGCCGTGAGCGTATTGATGAGATTGAAGACCCCGAACTGGGCATAGACCGTTTAATGGAAACTTACCTGCGTAAAGGATATAGCAAAGAGTGGATAAACCAGCGTTTAAAAAGTATTGAAGTCCGCAAAGAATTAACCGATGAGTGGGATAACCGAGGCGTACAAAAAGGTCAAGAATATGCAATATTAACAGATGAAATTACAAAAGCTTGGAGCGGTTATACAACCAAGCAATACAAGAGCCTGAAGGCTTTGAAAAAAGAGAACTTACGTGACCATATGACAAATCTTGAACTGGTGCTGAATATGCTTGCTGAAGCTACAACCACTGAAATTTCAAAAGAAAAGAAACCGAAAACATTTAAAGATAATACACGGATTGCCCGACAAGGCGGGACAATTGCCGGAAACACGAGAAGGGAAATTGAGGAAAAAACCGGAAAAAGGGTTGTAACGCCCCAGAATGCAAAACAGCTAGATAAAAAGAAAAACAAAGAAATTGATGATTAA